In Patescibacteria group bacterium, the following are encoded in one genomic region:
- the alr gene encoding alanine racemase gives MDSAWIEMSKKAIGHNVKIIRSLINKNTLLAPCIKSNAYGHGIIETAKLLISHHVDVFCIASIEEALVLRKNGVRTPLLIIGFVPHARLHDILKSRASIFVYEPQTARALSRLALAARTKVNVHIKVDTGMGRQGLLPNQLKVFIKFIQSLEGLRWEGIATHFASADEPEHSQHFHDQLRIFTNLVKEIKKDRQGLPLVHCANSAATLLEPKSHFDMVRPGLAVYGYYPSERTRAICLKQGIKLQPTLSFKTKAAAVKKLPKGACVSYNCTFTTKQPAKIAVLPVGYYDGIDRGLSNRGHVLIRGKRAPILGRVCMNITVVDVTHIPNIQQEDEVVIIGTQGKEEITVEEIARRIGTINYEVTTRLRESIRHIYI, from the coding sequence ATGGATAGCGCATGGATTGAGATGTCAAAAAAAGCGATTGGGCATAATGTAAAAATAATCCGTTCCCTTATAAATAAAAACACGCTTCTTGCGCCTTGCATAAAATCAAATGCTTATGGGCACGGGATTATAGAGACGGCAAAGCTCCTGATATCACACCACGTTGATGTGTTTTGTATCGCATCCATCGAAGAAGCGTTGGTCTTGAGGAAAAATGGCGTACGCACACCACTTCTCATCATAGGATTCGTACCGCACGCACGCCTGCACGATATCCTCAAGTCCCGCGCGAGTATTTTTGTTTACGAGCCGCAGACGGCACGCGCACTTTCACGGCTCGCACTCGCCGCACGCACCAAGGTCAACGTGCATATCAAAGTGGACACCGGCATGGGACGGCAAGGATTGCTGCCCAATCAGCTCAAGGTATTTATCAAATTTATTCAATCGCTTGAAGGATTGCGGTGGGAAGGCATTGCCACGCATTTCGCGTCTGCCGATGAACCTGAACATTCCCAACATTTCCATGATCAATTACGGATTTTTACCAACCTTGTAAAGGAGATCAAAAAAGATCGGCAAGGTCTTCCGCTCGTCCACTGCGCCAACAGCGCTGCCACGCTCCTTGAACCAAAATCTCATTTCGATATGGTGCGCCCGGGACTTGCAGTGTATGGCTATTATCCGAGCGAGAGAACCAGAGCGATCTGCCTCAAACAAGGAATCAAGCTACAACCGACACTGTCCTTCAAAACAAAAGCCGCTGCGGTGAAAAAACTACCGAAAGGTGCCTGCGTGAGTTATAATTGCACCTTCACCACCAAACAGCCCGCCAAAATCGCCGTACTCCCTGTCGGCTATTATGATGGCATTGATCGGGGATTGAGCAACCGCGGCCACGTACTCATCCGCGGCAAAAGGGCTCCTATCCTCGGCCGCGTATGCATGAATATTACTGTTGTTGATGTTACGCATATACCGAATATACAACAGGAAGATGAAGTGGTGATAATCGGTACACAAGGGAAAGAAGAAATCACCGTCGAAGAAATCGCCCGCCGCATCGGTACTATCAACTATGAAGTTACTACTCGCTTGCGTGAAAGCATACGCCATATTTATATATAA
- a CDS encoding fibronectin type III domain-containing protein has translation MKTIYLFLITLGVSLGVWTAMAATDITPPSAVANLAASSSTPVSVTLQWTAPGDDGLSGTASFYDVRYRTAPITESNFATSTPVAGEPAPHAAGTTETFVVTGLTPTTTYWFALRTVDEEGNTSALSNNASTTTPADTIPPLVSAITVTNITTASARISWATDENATSQVNYGTTTGYGSSTASSTLATTHTIDLISLLPATLYHFVVSSMDVFGNTATSSDAVFTTLAVPAPDVTAPIISGISVTDITSASAMVRWSTNESANSLVRYGTSTAYTASASNGAMVSVHVIPLLSLAPLTTYHFAVSSADIAGNTATSSDNLFTTLATSTASTTIQARLRMDPRTLNRVQKGKKIHATVTLPRGVTFAGLETESVLLNGTVKPTDLKFRKTEWRWWGRYRRTLVMKFNSSDILPLIPTSTDQFTFTVTGKIKAGTFTGLDTVRIIPKPKPIPLPKIEERIQEKIEKAKELLEKKQEQLQERQEKMKEQLEKQQEKLKDRMEKLKERFDD, from the coding sequence ATGAAAACCATATACCTTTTCCTCATCACGTTGGGAGTGTCTCTTGGCGTGTGGACTGCCATGGCAGCCACCGATATTACGCCTCCCAGTGCGGTTGCGAATCTTGCGGCCTCATCCAGTACGCCTGTGTCGGTAACCTTGCAGTGGACTGCGCCGGGCGATGATGGACTAAGCGGCACTGCTTCGTTCTATGATGTGCGGTACCGCACTGCACCTATTACAGAGTCGAATTTTGCCACTTCCACACCTGTGGCGGGCGAACCTGCTCCCCATGCGGCCGGCACGACTGAAACATTTGTAGTGACGGGGCTTACTCCTACTACCACCTATTGGTTCGCTTTGCGTACCGTGGATGAAGAAGGAAATACTTCTGCGCTCTCAAATAATGCTTCCACCACGACACCCGCAGATACCATACCACCTCTCGTTTCTGCCATCACGGTGACTAATATCACTACGGCATCAGCGCGCATATCGTGGGCTACAGATGAGAACGCGACATCGCAGGTAAATTATGGCACGACGACAGGGTATGGTTCGAGCACGGCTTCCAGCACTCTCGCCACCACGCACACGATAGATCTTATCTCGCTCCTGCCCGCGACCTTATATCATTTCGTGGTTTCATCTATGGACGTATTTGGCAATACGGCGACATCAAGCGACGCCGTGTTTACTACGCTTGCCGTTCCTGCTCCTGATGTGACGGCACCTATTATTTCTGGCATTTCCGTCACTGACATTACCTCTGCGTCTGCAATGGTGCGCTGGAGCACAAACGAATCTGCGAATTCCTTGGTGCGCTATGGCACTTCCACCGCTTATACGGCAAGCGCAAGCAATGGCGCTATGGTGAGCGTGCATGTAATACCGCTCTTGAGCCTGGCACCGCTCACCACTTATCATTTTGCTGTTTCTTCAGCTGATATTGCTGGCAATACCGCAACCTCATCTGATAATCTCTTCACAACGCTCGCAACCTCGACCGCATCAACCACTATTCAGGCGCGCTTGCGGATGGATCCCCGTACCCTGAATCGGGTACAAAAAGGCAAAAAGATTCATGCCACTGTCACGCTTCCTCGCGGCGTTACGTTTGCAGGTTTGGAGACAGAGAGCGTACTCCTCAATGGCACGGTGAAGCCTACGGATCTCAAATTCAGGAAAACAGAGTGGAGATGGTGGGGGAGATACCGCAGGACGCTTGTGATGAAATTCAACAGCAGCGATATCCTTCCCCTTATCCCTACCTCCACCGACCAATTCACGTTTACGGTGACGGGAAAGATCAAGGCAGGCACCTTTACCGGGTTAGATACTGTGCGGATTATTCCCAAACCAAAGCCAATCCCCTTACCAAAGATTGAAGAGAGGATTCAAGAGAAAATAGAAAAGGCAAAAGAGCTGCTAGAGAAAAAACAGGAACAGCTGCAGGAGAGGCAGGAAAAAATGAAAGAACAGCTTGAGAAACAGCAAGAAAAATTAAAGGATAGAATGGAGAAGCTGAAGGAGAGATTTGACGATTAA
- a CDS encoding glycosyltransferase family 39 protein translates to MYKEKFIRRIFNFIQTPWVMVAGTIILFLVIKIPQIDYRYGDENIYFLMGKLITEGQFPYQDFFFASPPLQLIFNALFITFFGFQVLVMKFISLLTVAGSALFLYLILKRSKCETAGVYAAVLYLFSFVTLTTSDYVSGVQWVVFFTLGALILIAHEKPGWAGVAAALALFTRFYAAPLIFVVGLYALVSTQKTWRRFFISLCILFMGGNLLLYGALGTLYEQSVVLYHLQKFEELDKQKVLDFFLRWDWLLLVVSGLSLFVVRLKQLALPLLGLAAGGLFLYVFKDIYYLYFNLIIPFCALLGGIFLANIFHLYPFSLVLKKGIPLIVLFLIIYIGYGTWHYMRDHAGAARIDYLEELVQYVRGHSDPKDSLYGSFEVTPLVAGLSGRAIAGNFIDTNNKTFSTGMVALDEREEALLKEKVRYIFTKVLVDSQGNLLELGRFISLGFLQSHCTIVKSFPIQKDYYSNLLLVWECRY, encoded by the coding sequence ATGTATAAGGAGAAGTTCATAAGGAGGATATTCAATTTCATACAGACCCCTTGGGTAATGGTCGCTGGCACGATCATTCTTTTTTTAGTGATCAAAATACCCCAAATTGATTATCGCTATGGGGATGAAAATATTTATTTTCTCATGGGCAAGCTCATCACTGAAGGGCAATTTCCCTATCAGGATTTCTTTTTCGCGTCGCCGCCATTGCAGCTCATCTTCAACGCGCTCTTTATCACGTTCTTTGGTTTTCAGGTATTGGTCATGAAATTTATCTCTCTTCTGACCGTTGCAGGGTCGGCGCTATTCCTTTATTTAATTTTAAAGAGAAGTAAGTGCGAGACTGCGGGAGTGTATGCGGCAGTCCTCTATCTTTTTTCGTTTGTGACGCTGACCACAAGCGATTATGTATCAGGGGTTCAGTGGGTGGTATTTTTTACGCTTGGCGCGCTTATTCTTATCGCGCATGAGAAACCCGGATGGGCAGGGGTTGCGGCCGCGCTCGCGCTCTTCACTCGGTTTTACGCCGCACCTCTTATATTTGTAGTTGGCCTTTATGCCCTAGTGAGCACGCAGAAAACATGGCGGCGGTTTTTCATAAGTCTCTGTATCCTTTTCATGGGCGGCAACCTTCTTCTCTATGGGGCATTGGGAACCCTCTATGAGCAGAGTGTAGTGCTCTACCATCTGCAAAAGTTTGAAGAGCTCGACAAGCAAAAGGTGCTGGATTTTTTCTTGAGGTGGGATTGGCTGTTGCTGGTGGTGAGCGGACTCTCGCTTTTTGTGGTGCGGCTCAAACAGTTGGCGCTCCCTCTTCTTGGATTGGCGGCAGGCGGCCTTTTCCTGTATGTGTTTAAAGATATCTATTACCTTTATTTCAATTTAATAATCCCGTTTTGCGCGCTCTTGGGAGGGATATTCCTCGCAAATATATTTCATCTCTATCCCTTCTCGCTCGTATTGAAAAAAGGAATACCGCTCATTGTGCTCTTTTTAATCATTTATATAGGATACGGCACATGGCATTATATGAGGGATCATGCGGGCGCGGCGCGGATTGATTATCTTGAGGAGCTTGTCCAGTATGTGCGCGGGCACAGCGATCCGAAGGATTCTCTGTACGGATCGTTTGAGGTTACGCCGCTGGTCGCGGGGTTGAGCGGGCGTGCCATTGCCGGCAATTTCATTGACACCAACAATAAGACGTTTTCAACCGGCATGGTGGCGCTGGACGAGCGCGAAGAGGCATTGTTGAAAGAGAAAGTAAGGTATATTTTTACCAAGGTGCTCGTGGATTCGCAAGGGAATCTCTTGGAGCTTGGCCGTTTTATTTCGCTAGGTTTTTTACAGAGCCATTGTACGATAGTGAAAAGTTTCCCCATCCAAAAAGATTACTATTCCAATCTTCTCTTAGTGTGGGAATGTCGTTATTAA
- a CDS encoding inositol monophosphatase, translated as MRQFLAQITKEAGDAALKKFKMAGLKYGTKRNSADIVTEADELANEILLARIHTKFPHHGIISEETGEYESGREYVWIIDPLDGTRNFLTHTPLWGTMVALSRKGRVIAAAIYDPCHNELVLAERGKGAYRDGAKIHCSSTDDLAYSYGAISAMVKKERLAFTIGLMRHTGGEEVWISGFGSIAVSASSVASGRRDWLVSSGAYVWDYASPALILSEAGCKVTNTKGRTWQMSDRTLIAANPVLHRKLIRIMK; from the coding sequence ATGAGACAATTTCTTGCACAAATTACGAAGGAAGCGGGCGATGCCGCATTGAAGAAATTCAAAATGGCAGGATTGAAATATGGGACAAAAAGGAATTCTGCCGACATAGTGACTGAAGCGGATGAATTGGCAAATGAAATACTCCTCGCCCGCATCCATACGAAATTTCCCCACCATGGCATTATTTCAGAGGAGACTGGGGAATATGAAAGCGGCAGGGAATACGTGTGGATCATCGATCCTCTTGACGGCACGCGGAATTTCCTGACGCACACGCCGCTCTGGGGGACCATGGTGGCGTTATCGAGGAAAGGGCGTGTCATCGCCGCGGCTATTTACGATCCCTGCCATAATGAGCTCGTGCTTGCAGAGAGAGGGAAAGGCGCATATCGGGACGGCGCAAAGATTCATTGCTCTTCCACCGATGATCTCGCGTATAGTTATGGCGCCATTAGCGCGATGGTAAAGAAGGAGCGCCTGGCATTCACCATTGGGCTTATGCGGCACACGGGCGGTGAAGAGGTTTGGATCAGCGGATTTGGATCCATTGCGGTGAGTGCGTCCTCCGTGGCGTCGGGAAGACGAGATTGGCTTGTATCATCCGGCGCTTATGTATGGGATTATGCATCACCTGCTCTTATTCTCTCCGAAGCAGGTTGTAAGGTTACAAACACCAAAGGCCGTACATGGCAGATGAGTGATCGCACCTTGATTGCGGCAAATCCTGTGCTTCATCGGAAATTGATCCGCATTATGAAATAG
- a CDS encoding NUDIX domain-containing protein — translation MYTTDPQDEIFPVVNEQGVAVGRTTRREAHRNRELIHPVIGIFVFDTQNRVLLQKRSATKDLNPHCWTLSVGGHIKYGDTPIDTAVREIEEEIGISVNAEQLTLLGTMVTRNEVQSEYWYVYRYDLPAVAPLKAHPDEVAELKFVTLAELKRMIHDQKVIWGEDPKKVIKQFILH, via the coding sequence ATGTATACTACTGACCCGCAAGATGAAATATTTCCCGTCGTGAATGAACAGGGTGTGGCGGTTGGCCGCACGACGCGAAGAGAAGCGCACCGAAACCGTGAGCTCATCCATCCGGTCATTGGGATTTTTGTTTTCGATACGCAGAATAGGGTGCTTCTGCAAAAGCGCAGTGCGACCAAAGACCTCAATCCTCATTGTTGGACATTGAGCGTGGGTGGACATATTAAATACGGCGACACGCCTATTGATACTGCAGTAAGGGAAATTGAAGAAGAAATTGGGATTTCAGTGAATGCCGAGCAGCTTACGCTCTTGGGCACGATGGTGACCAGAAATGAGGTGCAGTCTGAATACTGGTATGTGTATCGGTATGATTTGCCTGCCGTGGCGCCGCTTAAAGCGCACCCCGATGAAGTTGCTGAACTGAAGTTTGTGACACTCGCGGAGTTGAAGCGCATGATCCATGATCAAAAGGTGATATGGGGCGAGGATCCGAAGAAAGTAATCAAACAGTTCATTCTGCATTAG
- a CDS encoding M24 family metallopeptidase → MANANSSLLYTDRILPVIDQRRAVKKPWELAAIKYGAQILERVFAWVRFCAVTGRTEQQVAQDIARVMKRNGAEALAFPVIVASGPGTSDIHHFPTKRRVRKGDILMIDCGAVVKGYCSDCTRTFFIGHPSQRFIRYYQEVLKAQERAIVKIRHGITAKSVDRAARGYLARWRWGKTFTHGCGHGVGLAIHEFPNLKPKSRDALKAGMVVTVEPGIYLKRWGGIRIEDMVLVRRGGRDIITRSIPKQLEQIILS, encoded by the coding sequence ATGGCGAACGCAAATTCGTCTTTACTATATACCGATCGAATTTTACCAGTGATTGATCAGCGTCGCGCGGTGAAGAAGCCGTGGGAGCTTGCGGCGATCAAGTACGGTGCGCAGATACTTGAGCGCGTATTTGCGTGGGTGCGCTTCTGCGCCGTGACAGGAAGGACAGAACAGCAGGTCGCGCAGGATATTGCACGGGTTATGAAACGTAATGGTGCCGAGGCTCTCGCGTTTCCTGTGATCGTGGCTTCTGGTCCGGGTACCTCGGATATCCATCACTTCCCGACGAAGAGAAGGGTGCGCAAAGGAGATATTCTTATGATCGATTGCGGCGCGGTGGTGAAAGGGTATTGTTCGGATTGCACGCGCACTTTTTTTATCGGCCATCCGTCTCAAAGATTTATTCGATATTATCAAGAGGTATTGAAGGCGCAGGAGAGAGCAATAGTGAAAATCAGGCATGGAATAACGGCAAAGTCTGTTGACCGCGCGGCGCGCGGCTATCTCGCGCGGTGGCGCTGGGGAAAGACATTCACGCACGGTTGCGGGCACGGGGTTGGTCTTGCGATCCACGAGTTTCCGAATTTAAAGCCAAAGAGCCGTGACGCTCTGAAGGCAGGCATGGTTGTCACGGTTGAACCGGGAATTTATTTAAAGCGATGGGGCGGCATACGGATTGAAGACATGGTGCTGGTGCGGCGTGGAGGAAGAGATATTATTACACGGTCAATCCCAAAACAACTTGAACAAATCATATTATCTTGA
- a CDS encoding class I SAM-dependent methyltransferase, with product MNIEQFAYSLLRFNFHYQNLNQEMLRLGEFLAAHRVQANSMVDIGCGDGAITARLQRLLHTNIAYGIDVNGALLARANRRGIITWQGDAVSMEMRKKFDIVISYGSLHHFENISSLINAMKRMAIQYLLIVDNTIRRNFWFHQLTGSPHSLVESSPYGIHTVHEVTDALQRCDCRVKGVFTSLNANIWHDRSFFLAEV from the coding sequence ATGAATATTGAACAATTTGCATATTCCTTATTGCGGTTTAATTTCCATTATCAAAATCTCAATCAAGAGATGCTGCGTTTAGGGGAATTTCTTGCAGCGCATCGCGTGCAGGCGAACTCAATGGTTGATATAGGGTGTGGTGACGGCGCCATTACTGCCCGTTTGCAACGGTTGCTCCATACAAATATTGCGTATGGGATAGATGTTAATGGAGCCCTTCTCGCTCGCGCGAACCGACGGGGCATTATTACCTGGCAAGGAGATGCCGTATCGATGGAAATGCGGAAGAAATTTGACATCGTTATATCTTATGGTTCCCTCCATCATTTTGAAAATATTTCCTCATTGATTAATGCGATGAAACGAATGGCTATTCAGTATCTCCTCATCGTCGATAATACTATTCGTAGGAATTTTTGGTTTCATCAATTGACTGGATCTCCGCATTCGCTCGTTGAGTCATCCCCCTATGGCATACATACGGTACATGAAGTTACAGATGCGTTGCAACGGTGTGATTGTAGAGTAAAAGGTGTTTTCACCTCTCTTAATGCCAATATTTGGCACGACCGGAGTTTTTTTCTCGCTGAAGTATAG
- a CDS encoding riboflavin kinase → MQYVLRGKVIHGDGWGRKMGYPTANLDRRYFVHHSVPKGVWACRVKIKNQKSKIKNNELWLRGIAVIGVKNKVEVYIIDFDKNIYGWYCEAEIFKKIRSLRKYGSPRALAVQIGRDIETARRVLGKPS, encoded by the coding sequence ATGCAATATGTCTTACGCGGAAAAGTTATCCACGGTGATGGGTGGGGCAGGAAGATGGGGTATCCGACGGCGAATCTCGACCGCCGCTATTTTGTGCACCATTCGGTGCCGAAGGGGGTATGGGCGTGCAGAGTGAAAATCAAAAATCAAAAATCAAAAATCAAAAATAATGAATTATGGTTAAGAGGGATTGCGGTGATTGGCGTGAAAAATAAAGTAGAGGTGTATATCATTGATTTTGATAAAAATATTTACGGATGGTATTGTGAAGCAGAAATATTTAAAAAAATAAGATCACTTCGGAAATATGGATCCCCCCGCGCTCTCGCAGTGCAGATTGGAAGAGATATAGAGACCGCCAGGCGTGTGTTAGGTAAACCTTCATAG
- a CDS encoding VTC domain-containing protein, producing the protein MAHRVSLRRGELANRIEMRWLLNPYSYHAVYTTLSKILSPITYSTRHWTQTLYLNNDAHDVPWAMNIRMRRYFHEPLKGSFRLTHGIWTLERKITLPETVQQKKKIREQVQLTTALKRYRRLNILCNKQNPKYLCPLNEPLRPFLAIEYHREHYIEKGTENTARLTLDRDIRYWHQLTDRTWIPLGVENGIRLEIKCDSCFLKTQAYSQIIRLLQHTHAVPVLSKRYVGLNRLNMWQRSIAPLPIDEIPGFEYEITFDVPEEKAQTISAELFHVFKKGIKHFTIDPYRNWMSEQSMIRLYMGNNLRLNLYGDTFKWVWKRSAPHSPSHKIRIKTSREEKGSERLITPKQISEFFTRYRLQGALTRHKRQFWIRDKNERIYKISVHRSSNFTTVQHLTRLDLEYVGRAKPGDSQNALTTVTRQLQTVARIIRKSFPALKPATSSLRAYSWIHPKDINKHPALQILYGFNKLHHSIKSNNCSIFG; encoded by the coding sequence ATGGCGCATCGTGTCTCTCTCCGTCGCGGTGAATTGGCTAATCGCATAGAAATGCGGTGGCTTTTAAATCCCTACTCCTACCACGCGGTGTATACTACTTTATCAAAAATCCTTTCACCGATCACGTACTCAACTAGGCACTGGACCCAGACGCTCTATCTCAATAACGATGCACATGACGTACCTTGGGCGATGAACATAAGGATGAGACGCTACTTCCATGAACCACTTAAGGGTTCATTCCGGCTCACTCATGGCATATGGACCCTTGAAAGAAAAATCACCCTGCCTGAGACAGTACAACAGAAGAAAAAAATACGTGAACAAGTCCAGCTGACAACCGCATTGAAGAGATATCGGCGTCTTAATATTCTATGCAACAAACAGAACCCAAAATATTTGTGCCCACTCAATGAGCCACTACGACCGTTCTTGGCAATCGAATATCACCGTGAACATTATATTGAAAAAGGCACTGAAAACACGGCACGCCTCACCTTGGATCGCGATATACGCTATTGGCACCAACTTACCGATAGGACATGGATACCGCTTGGTGTTGAAAATGGAATTCGGCTTGAAATAAAATGCGACTCATGCTTTCTTAAGACGCAGGCGTATTCTCAAATCATTCGTTTACTCCAACACACTCATGCGGTACCCGTTCTCTCAAAACGCTATGTAGGCCTCAACAGACTCAATATGTGGCAACGATCAATTGCTCCGCTTCCCATTGATGAGATTCCTGGCTTTGAATACGAAATCACCTTTGATGTTCCCGAAGAAAAGGCGCAGACGATTTCCGCAGAATTATTCCATGTATTTAAAAAAGGAATAAAGCATTTCACTATCGATCCGTATCGTAATTGGATGAGTGAGCAGAGTATGATACGGCTCTACATGGGGAATAACTTACGGCTCAATCTTTATGGTGATACCTTTAAATGGGTATGGAAAAGAAGTGCACCGCATTCGCCTTCGCATAAAATAAGAATTAAAACATCACGGGAAGAAAAAGGATCGGAGCGCTTAATCACTCCTAAACAAATTAGTGAATTTTTTACTCGATACCGACTCCAAGGAGCGCTCACGAGACATAAACGTCAATTCTGGATTCGTGATAAGAATGAACGAATCTATAAAATTTCAGTACATAGATCCTCTAATTTCACCACCGTACAACACCTTACAAGACTTGATCTTGAATATGTAGGACGCGCTAAACCTGGAGATTCGCAAAACGCCCTCACGACAGTAACACGTCAACTTCAAACGGTAGCCCGCATTATAAGAAAATCATTTCCCGCTCTAAAGCCTGCTACCTCTTCCCTACGTGCCTATTCTTGGATTCACCCCAAAGATATAAACAAACATCCTGCCCTCCAGATCCTCTATGGATTCAATAAGCTACATCATTCAATAAAAAGTAATAATTGCTCGATCTTTGGCTAA
- a CDS encoding MBL fold metallo-hydrolase, with the protein MQFYILGSGTHFPDPKRRSAGYLLRDGKDLTLFDFGYGTLLRLVELKVKYQDIQHIFFTHLHKDHFFDLLPFLTTLENQVEQWRLQPRTLTLYGPKGFMRTLKKVFAGLGKKSYEGIAIKYHELSRSRVRIGRVSVLSHPVRHYPNLKCIAYRIQKGRRALAYTGDLDYDEKIIPFVRGVRTLVIECGLPNELKHKGHLTPRECGMIATKAKVKRVVLTHRFPPCDRVDVVGQCREEYSGVVQLAKDRAIITFY; encoded by the coding sequence ATGCAATTTTATATTTTAGGCTCTGGTACGCATTTTCCTGACCCCAAGCGCAGGAGCGCGGGGTATTTACTGCGCGACGGCAAGGACCTCACGTTGTTTGATTTCGGATATGGGACGCTTCTAAGGTTGGTAGAGCTCAAAGTGAAATATCAAGACATTCAACACATTTTCTTTACCCATTTACATAAAGACCATTTTTTTGACCTTCTTCCTTTTCTTACCACTCTTGAGAACCAGGTTGAGCAATGGAGGCTCCAACCGAGAACGCTCACACTTTATGGTCCGAAAGGATTCATGCGGACGCTCAAAAAGGTATTTGCAGGGCTGGGTAAGAAATCCTATGAAGGCATCGCCATTAAATACCATGAGTTATCACGGTCGCGCGTGAGGATAGGGCGCGTATCAGTCCTTTCTCATCCGGTAAGGCATTATCCCAACCTTAAGTGTATCGCCTATCGAATACAGAAAGGGCGCCGCGCTCTCGCGTATACAGGAGATCTTGATTATGATGAAAAAATAATACCCTTTGTGCGAGGGGTACGGACATTGGTGATAGAATGCGGGTTGCCGAATGAGTTAAAACATAAAGGGCATCTGACTCCGCGCGAGTGCGGCATGATTGCAACCAAGGCTAAGGTTAAGCGTGTGGTCCTCACTCACCGCTTCCCGCCGTGCGATCGGGTGGATGTGGTTGGGCAGTGTAGAGAAGAATATTCAGGTGTGGTACAATTAGCCAAAGATCGAGCAATTATTACTTTTTATTGA
- a CDS encoding alcohol dehydrogenase catalytic domain-containing protein: MKALVYTKPNTIIYQEMPLPRIKFDEVLIKIKSVGICGTDLHIYSGGMKLPTPLIIGHEFSGVIWQIGSQVKKFKKGDRVVAEHVVSCGMCRYCLQGRPNLCSKAQVIGLHRSGALAQYVAVPASLVYPFPKSISFEEAALIEPLSIAYYAAQEIGFVLDKKVAVIGQGPIGLLVDQVLKAAGAHVIGIDIQDTRLQFATRQKWADKVINSKKQNVVDTIKAFTKEGVDITIEAVGQAATAEMSLEITRRHGTVVLLGVFESPANLNLMHLVKKELSMRGSWTCAFSFPQSIELVAQNKVDLKSLISHRYSAPEGARAFKEAFMYTEGRIKTIINF; the protein is encoded by the coding sequence ATGAAAGCACTTGTATATACAAAACCAAACACCATCATCTATCAAGAGATGCCTCTGCCCAGGATTAAATTTGATGAGGTGCTCATCAAAATAAAAAGCGTAGGCATTTGCGGCACTGATCTGCACATTTACAGCGGCGGTATGAAATTACCGACTCCTTTGATTATTGGGCATGAGTTTAGCGGGGTTATTTGGCAGATTGGTTCGCAAGTGAAAAAATTTAAGAAAGGAGATCGGGTAGTTGCGGAACATGTGGTAAGCTGCGGTATGTGCCGTTATTGCCTGCAAGGCAGGCCCAATTTATGTTCGAAAGCTCAGGTAATCGGTCTCCATCGCAGCGGCGCATTGGCTCAATATGTCGCGGTGCCCGCATCATTGGTTTACCCATTTCCTAAAAGTATTAGCTTTGAAGAAGCGGCACTCATTGAGCCGCTTTCCATTGCGTATTATGCGGCGCAAGAAATTGGTTTTGTACTGGATAAGAAGGTGGCTGTCATTGGTCAGGGACCTATCGGTCTTTTGGTTGACCAAGTATTGAAAGCGGCAGGAGCTCATGTGATTGGCATTGATATCCAGGATACACGTCTCCAGTTTGCCACGCGTCAAAAATGGGCAGATAAGGTTATTAACAGCAAGAAGCAAAATGTAGTGGACACTATTAAGGCATTCACTAAAGAAGGAGTTGATATTACTATTGAAGCGGTCGGGCAGGCGGCAACCGCTGAAATGTCGCTAGAGATAACAAGACGTCATGGCACTGTAGTATTATTGGGTGTGTTTGAATCTCCTGCGAATTTAAATCTTATGCATTTAGTCAAGAAAGAGTTATCCATGCGCGGTTCATGGACATGCGCGTTTTCATTTCCGCAGAGCATTGAGCTTGTTGCCCAGAATAAAGTAGATTTAAAGAGTTTAATTTCCCATCGTTATTCTGCGCCAGAAGGCGCTCGGGCTTTTAAAGAAGCGTTCATGTATACCGAGGGGAGGATTAAGACAATTATTAATTTCTAG